Below is a genomic region from Neurospora crassa OR74A linkage group VII, whole genome shotgun sequence.
GTAACCTACTACATGGATTCGGCGTTCTGCTTGACAACTTAGGGTTTCAATGGTTTTGCAGTCATAGGTTACCGGATATAGGTCGGACAGGCTTACACATTTTCAAACACTTTGCTCTGAATACAAGGACAAGTGGGAAATGGTTTATAGAGATAGTTCTCGGAACAGGCAAAACTAAAACAACGTGTGTCGTTCCATTCGGTGAAGAAGTGAGTGGCAACCATGTCTTTCTACTTATTGTTCCTAGCTGCGGCGAAGAGTGACCATGCAGGCACTGATCACAAAATCTTTCCCGTAAGTCTGTCATTGAGAGAGACTTCAGTGCATTCAATCTTGGGTGATCCTAAGTGTCGCTGTAGCGGAAACCACTCAACACATGGTGTTGTTTCAACACTGCCGCCACGGGAACCCAAAACGGAGCAGGCATGGTGATCTTATACCGACTCATCCCGCATCGAGGTACTTTCGAGCCTGACCTTCCTAGTCAGCCACCAAGCCCGGGAGTTGTCTTCGACTTCGAGTACATCGTGGTCATTGAGCCTTATCCCGAACACTCTCAATTTCTCAAGATTTCACAGTCGATCATATCCGCGGCGAGCCCCGACGCGGAAGGATGCAACAAGAAAGCATCGAGCTTATGTGTGGGGTTCTCGGCGCTTTAGACCCTAATAAAGAGACTTGAGGCATATAAGGCCTTGAGATCTAGTCCGGCGAATATAAGGAGCAGTCAGAAAGGATTCCCAGTTCCCACCAAAACGCTATGACTAGGTAACTTGGAAAACAAAGCCGAGCATCATATGAACCCGGAGGAAGCCCGTTTTCTTGAGACCAACCGGACCGTTCGGCTTCAATCAGTGGCAACGACAATGGCATTGACGAAGCTCGGGTGCCTGCCTTTGACTAAGTCTTGAGTTTCTCGATGATACGCCAAGAACATGTCATGCTGACTCCGGAGGATGAATTTACTTGTCGATGTTGATAGGAGACGTTGGGAGACGTGATCttctgatttttttttcaagctaagagtaggtaggtatcgcAAGTCAATTGGTTGGTTGTATCACCAGTCTAGAGCTTTTCGTCCACATGAGCTTAACACCCGCCGGTAACTACGCTGGGCCAGTCACACGGTAGCGAATATGTATGACGTACAAATTTAATCTCGACGAAAGCGCACCGCGGCTGATATGAGGAGTTACCAAATATACTCCTATCCAAACCTCACTCACTCTTTATGCCGGCGAAAAATTTGGTTCGTACAGCAGGAGAAGTTTTATGACAAACCACAGAAAACCACTTCATTTTGCATGAGAGACACGCCCATGAACTGCATCCAACTCGCAGTTTGATATGCGCAGGAAAACGAGGATGGCTATCCCATTACGCTCATTTGAGGACGCTCCTGCATTTTGAGGTGGTACTCTCATGAGCTTGAAacatcttttttcttcttggctGTGATGAGAAACCCCCCCGCTCCTAAGCTTTTTCAAAGTTGCTAGATTGCACTCTGTCAACGTTGTGTATCACACGCTGTGGACCTTGCCCCTCACTCAAGTAAAAGGCAAATCAAGGGGCTCAGGGAATACTAAGGGTCTCGTGGCTAGGTACTCTCGGTACCTAAGCATTTGCCATTTCCCCtcattacctacctacttccgATTAGGAACATGCGGAACCAGACTTCCATCCCGACTTTTACGTTCCCAATCTGGAATACGACACGGAAAAATTCGAGATCTGGGATGTTAGCACGGAGCACACGACATTGTTCGTTTGGGAAAATGTCGGGGTGCAGGCGGATGAAAAAGCCCGAATGGTTACCCAATTTGCGGCTTGGATTGTCTGGGTACAACTCCGACGGGTCTGTTAGGTTTGGGTACGATGAGGAGCAGCAAACAGGCGATATGAAGAGGGGTATAAAAGACGAGGCCGGaagccaaaaagaaaaggtgTGATCCTCGTGTAGAAGCGGTTATCAAGCGGTCAGTGCAATGGGGTTTTTCTGAGCATCGTCGAAGAAACACAATGaaatccatcatcacctaTTTCGCCGTTATCATGGAGGCGGCAACAGTTCTCGGCGGTCCGGGCAAGGGCGCCAAACCCGACCACGACGGAAGATACACCATTGCGGCTCCGGGAATCAAGGCGCAGTTTATCCCCTACGGCGCCACTCTCACCAACCTCTTTGTCAAGGACAAGAATGGCAATGACGTCGACGTGGTTCTGGGTTATGATGATGTGGAATATTACCGTTCGTGATCTGACGAGTCGAAGCTTTCCCAGTCCGAAGCAAAATCCACTGACGCAGATGACAGCCAAGGATCCGGGCCATCCCGTGTACAACGCCATTCCAGGTCGTTATGCGAACCGTATCGGCAAGGGCAAGTACACCATCGACGGTGAGGAGTATCATACCGAGTTGAATGACGGCAACAACACTTTGCACAGCGGCACCAACAACTGGTCGTACCGATTCTGGAACGTCACCGAACACACGCCCACTTCCATAACCTTTGCCATCTCCGATGCTTCCAACTCGTCGCTGGGCATGCTGGGCCGTGTCGATTCCACCGTGACCTATTCTGTGAGCAAGAACACCTGGCACATAAAGATGAATGCCGTTTCTCCCGAGAGGAAGACTCGTAAGTGACCAAAGGAACTCACCTACCTCGTCTGTGTAGTTGTAAGCTGCCATGCTAAATGCCACCCAGCTGTCCTTCTCACTCAACACACCTACTTCAACCTCGACGCTTACAAGAACCCGGCCACGAACAAGATCTGGGATCACACACTGTATATGCCCTACTCAGCGCGCTACCTTGAAGCCGACCAAAGTGCCCTCCCCACCGGCAAGATTCTGACTGCGGCCCCGGGCTCCATCAACGACTTTGCCAGTGCTGCCGGCCTCGCTCTGGGCCACGCTCGCGATCGGCCGGGGTTTGCAGGCAACTGCGGTGCCAACGGCGCATGCGAGGGTTATAACGGGTATTGGTTGATCGAGGATAAGCCATCGACGGATGCCGTGGTCGTTTCTCTGGCGAGCCCGTTCTCGGGCGTCAAGGCCGATCTACGGACCGATCAACCAGGTGTCGTATTGTATTCTTGCAACTGGATGGACGGAAGCGCGCAGTTGAAGAGCACACAAAAGCTTGTGGTGAATGGGACGGCGGTGCCCAGAACCGTCGGTAGAAGCTCGTGTGTCGCCATCGAGGCTCAGGATTACCCCGATGGTATCAACCAGTAAGTTTACCTTCATGAAATGACAAGCAGATTTTTTCGGTGGCTGACTCAAAGGCAAAGCCCGGAATGGGGGAGGGTTGACAAGCAGATTCTCGGCCCTGGCGAGGAGTACAGCTGGGAAAGCTCGTGGACATTTAGGCTGGTCTGAAGAGGTCCCCTCAGTCGGGCCGGCCGACGTTGCGGATGGCGAAGAGACAATTGAGCAGGCGTCGAGAAGGTGTGGTGGGAAACCCAATCAGACTTTGGAATCTCCACGCTAACCATCATGCTGCCTTATCAATGACGAGATGGTGTTGAATCGTTATTCTGGGACAATACACCAGtctagtgtaggtagtgtgGCGACCCCAACCAAAGTTGTATGCCAGGCTTCCCACTGCCATATGTCCCATGAGCCAAGATACGTAGTGTCCATATGTAACCGAGAAGCCAAGAAACCGGACGGAACACACTTCCGGGCCAGAAGAAAGTATTCAGGGTAGGCTACAGGTTGTGATACGGGCACAAAAAACATAACCCGATCCTTATCATCGCTCTTGCTGCCGTGTTCCGCTTTCAGTCGGCTTGTTGGTTGCGCTTTCCATTCCTTCGGGATTCCATTGCAACTCTAAAGAGGCAAGTTGGAACTTGATGCAGGCCTGTCCCTGGTGATGCTATCACACAGCTGTGTCTGTCACAGTgagaggatggtggtgatgcacCCCGCATACCTCCGAGTGAGTCGGACCACGCGACTCCAGATGGACCGGTCCTAGAGGTATTCCAGACCCCCGAGCCTACCCCAAAACTGGAAGCTTAATGTTAAGCTCGCGTATAAAGTCGGTTTGGATGGAATCTAACACATCCAGTTGATCCCCCCCGCCTATCGTTCGGCTCAAAGGACCGTTGGAACATGGCACTAGCGAATCTAGGGTAGTTAAATATACACACGGCGGGGACCCGACCCTCGTGGCCCAAAGTGGAAGGTAATATAGACGATTAGCGACAGCGACTCGGGAACGCAAGCGGACCACATCATTTTAGGTTGTATAACGTTATCGTTACCCGGCGCTTCTCTTATCGGATGTCGGGTTGGAGACCAAATCGAGACGAACGAGCGAGGAGTCGAAACTGACGCGGTTATTAGGGCGCAACAAGTTATTTAGGACCCCTGGTTCCTAGTGATCTTGTCGACCAACCTGGCTGTCACCGATGGTGGGTCGGCGGTACATCGATAGGTTGGTCGCCGCTGCCACATTCCTCCCGCGTGCAGATGATGTTGTCCTTGGACGGTAGCAGAACGGCATCACAGCCAAATGGGTGGGTGGCCAGGCCAAAAATCGGGCGATAGATTGCTCTGGGCGCAGATGTGACAGGTCTTGTCGATTTCTTGTCAGGGCACAGTTGCTTGTCGTTGCTCGGCTATTCCCGAGCGTGGGATGTCGGCCCCTTCTGGCGATAGGGTGTACCTTGGTATGGGTTAGTCGGATGTCCTCATGTTGTTCGCACATTTCACATGGAAGTGAAGTGACTCTTATCCAACGCCGAGAATGTATCAACCCTGTGGTCGGTTGGCCAGTTAGAGCTCCCAATCCCTAATGTCTAGACTAGACCTCAGTAGTGACAGTCCGGCCATGTGTATGGATGAACACCAGGAAGGGGGGAGACTGAAGCAAACAAGGACCAGGTATTTTGGCTAATCAGCGAGTCTAATCGAGCTGCCGCATCCGGTAATTTACCCCAGACGGGCCCATGTCGTAACGCACGTTGAGGGGAGCTTATCGTGATGCTTGGCGCCGATCGGAGACGACATTCCGTCTGGGCTGGCACCGTGTCGGGAGGGACACTCAACTCTATGTATGTGCCATGCTGTTCCATTCCGCTCCTTGGCCGACGGCGATTGTCATGATGCCCCTTCCTGTTGGAGGAAAAGGACACCAATGGTATCATGATTCTGGTCCCAATCGGGCAGAACAAAAATGGGCTGCATGGCGCTAGGTAGTATGAGGGGATTATTGAAGCGTGCTTCAACTATGcagaggaggtggatgacTTTCACAGTCTGGGGGTTCCTGAACCCACATCCACCGGAGCGGCCTGTTGAAGGACGGTTCGTCTACAGCCAGGTTTCTTTGTTGAAGTTTCTTGGCCTCTCATTGGTCAAAAGCGTGGCACGGCCCTACACCTGGTCAGGGCGTCTTGCCAAGCCAAGCTTCAATTGGCTACTTCGCAGACAGTGTCGACGACAGTCCATACTAGAATATACTGGGTCCTTCCGTTTTTGAAATCCTTCACCATACATCGCCCATCGATAAGGTTATCGTCGTCCTCCCTCTCTGCCATGCATTATGGAAGCCATcccaatgaagcaatgaagcaatgaagcaatgaagtaagaaagcaagaaagaaaggaagaaaggaagcaAGGAAGTATAGGAGTAGAGTGAAAAAGAATAGCGAAGCAATTGGGTAAGGACGGCTACAGCCGTTCGAACAAGAGATACAGATATAAGTACGGTAGTATCCACGCTTCAGTAATACAGCGGGCGTTGCTTGAACTAGGGATCCAGCATCGCATCGGTGTCTGAAAACTATTTTGGTAGGAGGGTCGAAGGTCTTGTCATTCAGGGTCAGGAGGAATGAGTCAAATTTACCCAAATCAAATCCACGTGAGTCAACCCCAGATTTGGCCAAGTCGGAGTCAAAATTTGACTTCTTGCAAACCCAAATCAAAGTACACATTTCCATGACTTGAAGGTTTGTATGTCTAAAAGTCGACAGAATAATTAAGCGGGTACTAGTTATAGAGAAAATGGTGGGGTATTTTGGTGTCAAGTATGGACCTCACAGGCCTAAGAGAAACCCTCCAACATTGGTAAAATTTGAGCCTTTGAGAGCATGATTTCCCAAATCTGCGCATTTTGCCTCAAACCAAATCCCAATCCGGCCCTAGACTTAGATTTGACTTGGTGTCATCAGCCACTACGTAGACGTATCTCGTAGTGTACAATACATGCTTGATTTGTTCCAACCTTTGGCTCTTGGCTGCTACGGATATCGGCGCCCGAGGTAGGGATCCCCATTGCGCCGCTGAAGCGCAGTGTGTGACAGACGAGTCCGCAAAGAGAAGTTGTGCTTCACATCATGATCATTGGTGCGGGACAATGTCGCCTTTGCCATTGCCAAACGGAAAGCCAAAGCCAGTAGGTTGAGGTATTGGAAGGCAATTCGGACATTCCGTCACCCGGGCGGTTATCCCCCGCTGGTTCACTGAGTGGGTTTATTCTCGGGTGTTTCCAAGTCACTGCGATAACCGATCGGCCGCTGTGACGGTGTGGCTGCCGTTTGATATGATGATAGTGGTGTCGGGACAACGAAGATGAACTTtcagaggaaggaggggaagtaACTGAACGTACAGCGATACAGAGACAGGAAGGAACAatgatcatgatgatgatattgaTGATGGGGAAGGGACGTCGACGGCTCTTTCCTCCGGTCAATTGGTAGTTTGGTACACCACTGCACCCACTGCATGTGCAGGAGCCTCCAGTCCTTGCTAGTGAGTTTGGCCTGTCTCGCAGCGGTGTCTTAACGTTGGATTCCCCAGCGTCGTACCCCTGGCCAGTGAAATTGGTCGCCAATGCAATCCCACCCCCAGCTTTCCATGATCCATCCCACAACAACCGCGGGGGGAGGTCGCCATTCCTGTTTGTGATTGCATTCCGTCGCCAGTTCTTCTGGAAAGAGAAGGTCGTCACCAAGCAGAGGGTGGGTGGTACGTGAATTAAGCTATCTTGGCATGCAATACCGTGTGGACCTGGCCATCTCCCACACAGTCACTCCAGTCCAGGGTCTTACCACACCCAGGCCGTCAGGTACCCTGGCTTATCATGAACGAACGACCAGAAACTGAAACTGAAAGAATGAAAGATGTCTGCAACTGATGAACATGTAAGGGGGGCGGCTGAAGCGCTTGTGGACTGTGGCCGGGGGAACACTGAATGACATGTGGACTGCGGAGCTAGTGCTGTCCCTACCTCTAACAGCCCACACTAACACTAACACCCAGACTCCGAGTTGTGTTCACGGGCTGAGATCCGAGTAATAACGACCTAGAGACACTGCAGGTGTTCCCAGCCGACACTGATCCAATTGATGCATTCTATCAAAgtaaaggaaaaagaaaacacgCCAATCTCTCCTTGCTGTCGGTTGCCGCAGTTTGTCTCTTGTTCCCGTCCCAGGTCGGTAGGAGTAGTAGAGGTCTTGGTATAGAAAGTACACACTGTATGTACTGCGAATCAGTAACTAACTCACCCTTGCCTTCCTTGTCTGGCCCATAACGCCACTGAGGATTTGGTGTACTGTGTAAGTCAAGGTAACAAGCGCCTTCCCAAATTGGCAGCTCATCAACGCAGCTCTGTAGCCAGTTATCGACAAGAGCGACCGAGGTCTCGACCCCAGGTCCGACTTCGCACATCTTTCCCTAGATGGACGACTAGGCGAGACATTGCGGTGCCAGTCGATACAACCTAACCTACCTTCTCCCGTTGATTGTACCATGGCCCTTGTGAGCGGGAGATGGAGTTGATAGACACGGAAGGGTGGCGGGATGCCATCCCAAAGAGGACTCTTCCGTTGAGATCTGAGTCGCACGACATGGAAAgacacctcctccgccttgtTATATTAAACCACCAGGTCCTCCCGGTGATCCATCTCCCGGGcctctccttccctccaGGTCTATCCTCTTCATTCCCATTGACTCAACCTCCTCGATGAGTCGCCTCTACTCCTCATATTGATCGACCGATGCCAGCTTGAGACTTTTCCTCAACACCGCACCTCACTAAATATCAAACTTACCTCACCTACATCCTGCAGCCCTTTTAGCCCCGATCCCCTACGGGAACCCTACAGCACATCCCAAGGGGTGACATCACACAGCTGCGGCCATCATGGCGCAAAACGTCACCGAGATCCACGATATGGGCGTGGACAAGAAGTCTAGCCCATACGATGAGGGCCACATCGACGAAAAGGCCCCCCATGACTTTGCGGCTGAGGAGGCCACCGTTGACCGTGCCGTCGAAGCGTGAGTCTGTCCCAGCTAACCAAGCGATGGCCCGTACCGTTCCAATCGTCATGACTAACAACaccggcaacaacaacagtgaCTTCAGTGTCACCGAGCAGGATCTCCTGGAGGCCAAGGCCCTCGCCGACAGCATGTCGCTCGAGGAAGTCCGAGCCCTCATGGAGCAGGTCCTCAAAATTCACGGCAACGATCCCAACTTCCCCCAC
It encodes:
- a CDS encoding aldose 1-epimerase, which produces MKSIITYFAVIMEAATVLGGPGKGAKPDHDGRYTIAAPGIKAQFIPYGATLTNLFVKDKNGNDVDVVLGYDDVEYYPKDPGHPVYNAIPGRYANRIGKGKYTIDGEEYHTELNDGNNTLHSGTNNWSYRFWNVTEHTPTSITFAISDASNSSLGMLGRVDSTVTYSVSKNTWHIKMNAVSPERKTPVLLTQHTYFNLDAYKNPATNKIWDHTLYMPYSARYLEADQSALPTGKILTAAPGSINDFASAAGLALGHARDRPGFAGNCGANGACEGYNGYWLIEDKPSTDAVVVSLASPFSGVKADLRTDQPGVVLYSCNWMDGSAQLKSTQKLVVNGTAVPRTVGRSSCVAIEAQDYPDGINHPEWGRVDKQILGPGEEYSWESSWTFRLV